A genomic stretch from Vanrija pseudolonga chromosome 6, complete sequence includes:
- the sin1 gene encoding Target of rapamycin complex 2 subunit sin1, giving the protein MAMISDPIYALHAIRLSALRTTDDPVTPRIVTLDPAFGLNPYISAMGLGDIDKWPEIQRALDSPPPERAPLAFDSDEDEDDLPGPSRPRRNRRAQSDTDNEPKPRKGGAQGLRYTQTIVGAGRAGGASMRVSGRRAVEGRGAELAARRALGGRSVANRTQSTSEDQRPPMPPLRHDRPPQPLLSPEDVFSSAPKPRADSAPSPAPLGMTAMEGVAVPETVISDDGEGDGGRDDLSEALKAPSLLGTATYDPGSSVGVAASALPSDLAMTAGDSDPLTVEMVDEGSDVGSAEVVDEDMPVPAPPVLPGAVIGGTRRVSRDVLAHPHYRVSTMDEDRRSSTDTMPDEKLEFKRLSAFPAPAGGSALTSALNQHVPHLVSTGGGAPPPSGGASGVGGNPFASLYASVAAPPTVPSMSLSVFFPHSDDPSEPIEIKVRKDATVEEVTGHGLWKYWDEGREPKLEEEEDMSTVGWGLRIVEDDGEVDEDFPPLDREGQISRFGYAEFGIVRATDSQKKQNAAMQPLIQRRPSRVISAPMASRPVVKAQPAAAVAQARPPPIEYLDEPPLASTARTAGLSSSNATPVLLRVQVRAGADVRFTTTISVPSDMYIADLTEVLVERKHLQQPASDWVLCLADLSFALPLDKTVASLEGKSELALVKRQFAAEYGLRAADRVGGDPNSSMFKRANEPATIAARLAMPGDFAGTYKKYHVQRKTGIGRHARILAIDGDYIHILPSENRTFFDTMKTTSFHITLVASVKLSGRAGGFKIYVWRDGNQKRYEFEAENGKQAQEIVNTIKDLMRIYQTERRDRNSVGPGAAVGTPKVR; this is encoded by the exons ATGGCAATGATATCGGACCCGAT CTATGCGCTACATGCCATCCGACTATCGGCCCTCCGGACGACTGATGACCCCGTCACGCCGCGCATCGTGACGCTGGACCCGGCGTTCGGGCTGAACCCCTACATCTCGGCGATGGGGCTCGGGGACATTGACAAGTGGCCTGAGATCCAGCgtgcgctcgactcgccgcccccaGAACGCGCGCCCCTCGCAttcgacagcgacgaggacgaggacgacctgcCCGGCCCGTCGCGGCCCCGGCGGAaccggcgcgcgcagagcgATACCGACAACGAGCCGAAGCCTCGGAAAGGCGGTGCCCAGGGGCTGCGGTATACCCAGACCATTGTTGGCGCAGGGCGTGCAGGTGGTGCCAGTATGCGTGTATCAGGACGGAGGGCAGTGGAAGGTCGGGGGGCGGAgctcgctgcgcgccgtgcgctcggcgggaGGTCGGTCGCGAACAGAACCCAGTCAACATCAGAGGACCAGcggccgccgatgccgccgctgAGGCATGACCGGCCACCACAGCCCTTGTTATCCCCGGAGGATGTGTTCTCGTCGGCACCAAAACCACGAGCCGACTCGGCTCCGTCTCCTGCACCGCTGGGGATGACCGCAATGGAAGGCGTCGCAGTTCCCGAGACGGTCATCAGCGACGATGGGGAAGGCGATGGCGGTCGTGACGACTTGTCCGAGGCACTGAAAGCGCCATCACTGCTAGGAACGGCAACATACGACCCAGGGAGCTCTGTTGGCGTCGCTGCGAGCGCGCTACCGAGCGACCTTGCGATGACGGCGGGCGACAGCGACCCGTTGACGGTGGAGATGGTTGACGAAGGATCAGacgtcggcagcgccgaAGTGGTCGACGAAGACATGCCGGTTCCCGCACCACCAGTACTACCAGGTGCAGTCATTGGGGGAACACGCCGGGTATCGCGTGACGTgctcgcccacccccactACCGCGTTTCAACGATGGACGAGGAccggcgcagctcgacagACACAATGCCtgacgagaagctcgagtTCAAGCGGTTGTCGGCCTTCCCGGCACCTGCGGGTGGCTCAGCGCTTACCTCGGCGCTGAACCAGCATGTCCCGCACCTCGTCTCAACGGGCGGTggtgccccgccgcccagcggAGGGGCGTCTGGCGTTGGCGGCAACCCCTTCGCCTCGCTCTACGCGTCCGTTGCTGCGCCGCCAACCGTCCCATCCATGTCGCTCTCCGTCTTCTTCCCACACTCGGATGATCCAAGCGAGCCCATCGAGATCAAGGTGCGCAAAGATGCGACCGTGGAAGAGGTCACTGGCCACGGTCTGTGGAAGTACTGGGACGAGGGGCGCGagcccaagctcgaggaggaagaggacaTGTCGACTGTCGGCTGGGGTCTCCGTatcgtcgaggacgatggcgaagtcgacgaggactTTCCGCCGCTGGATCGCGAGGGCCAGATCTCGCGGTTCGGGTACGCCGAGTTTGGTATTGTGCGCGCGACGGACTCTCAGA AGAAGCAAAACGCAGCAATGCAGCCGCTCATCCAGCGACGCCCATCGAGGGTCATCTCGGCCCCCATGGCCAGTCGGCCAGTCGTCAAGGCgcagcccgcggcggcggtcgcccaggctcgcccgccaccaatcgagtacctcgacgagccgcctCTGGCCAGCACTGCGCGGACCGCCGGACTGAGCTCGTCCAATGCCACACCCGTGCTTCTCCGTGTTCAGGTGCGCGCAGGTGCGGATGTGCGCTTCACGACAACCATCAGCGT CCCATCAGACATGTACATTGCGGACCTCACAGAAGTGCTGGTGGAGCGGAAACATCTCCAGCAACCAGCCAGCGACTGGGTGCTctgcctcgccgacctcagTTTCGCCCTCCCACTCGACAAGACCGTCGCAAGTCTGGAGGGCAAATCGGAGCTGGCACTCGTCAAAAGGCAATTTGCGGCCGAGTAcggcctccgcgccgccgacagagTCGGAGGTGACCCCAACTCGAGCATGTTTAAACGCGCAAACGAGCCCGCCACAATTGCCGCAAGGTTGGCCATGCCCGGTGACTTTGCTGGGACATACAAG AAATATCACGTTCAGCGCAAAACTGGTATTGGCCGACATGCTCGCATTCTTGCCATTGATGGAGATTACATTCACATCTTGCCGTCTGAGAACAGGACCTTCTTTGACACAATGAAGACGACGTCATTCCACATCACACTTGTGGCGTCGGTCAAGCTCTCTGGTCGCGCGGGCGGGTTCAAGATCTATGTGTGGCGCGATGGCAACCAGAAGCGGTACGAGTTTGAGGCGGAGAACGGCAAGCAGGCGCAGGAGATTGTCAACACGATCAAGGATCT gaTGAGGATCTATCAGACCGAGCGACGGGACCGCAACTCTGTCGGTCccggggcggcggtgggaaCCCCCAAGGTGAGGTGA
- the sin1 gene encoding uncharacterized protein → MGRRDGPASAEGAARGAGAALGAGWGLGRETGAGAGRATGAAVAGFGAGAGLGAGGGGGTRTGGWPTGLVVAGSALPDSSPVRPPSALLRRKLAPDVAAVWDGKVELDPSVVHVVVGFKISAHK, encoded by the exons ATGGGGAGACGGGACGGTCCAGCCTCGGCGgaaggcgcggcgcgcggagcaGGGGCAGCCTTGGGCGCCGGCTGGGGCTTGGGACGGGAgactggcgccggcgcaggtcGTGCGACAGGTGCGGCGGTAGCAggcttcggcgccggcgctggcctGGGAGccgggggaggaggaggaacgcGCACTGGCGGCTGGCCCACCGGCCTCGTGGTGGCTGGCTCGGCGTTGCCAGACTC CTCACCGGTCCGTCCACCGTCCGCCCTTCTTCGGCGCAAGCTGGCGCCggacgttgccgccgtctGGGACGGAAAAGTTGAGCTCGATCCCTCCGTCGTCCATGTTGTTGTCG GTTTCAAGATTTCCGCCCACAAGTGA
- the DBP7_2 gene encoding ATP-dependent RNA helicase DBP7, which yields MDDGGIELNFSVPDGGNVRRQLAPKKGGRWTDRVKAKQAARRVVKKYESGNAEPATTRPVGQPPVRVPPPPPAPRPAPAPKPATAAPVARPAPAPVSRPKPQPAPKAAPAPRAAPSAEAGPSRLPMEVEPKEAPAPKAAAAPAGPQIVSSLFTSNPNIGYVKQSIEPVLGAPSNAPLIGDTNTFAGLGLDPLLVHHLQNKMAIKAPTGIQKSALPHMLSSPLDISARREEDEEGFAKPVADEGPRDVFIQSQTGSGKTLSFLLPIIQTLLPLSKLSYIDRSIGTLAIILAPTRELAQQISQVLENILRMALSLPDDEEDRGYTRWLVSGLLVGGSTRTHEKAKLRKGVPIIVSTPGRLLDHLQNTASFQTGKCMFLVLDEADRLMDLGFEETIQGIIKAMDGRRRNEIAAEREMDEEGGGLMRWPYWPRGRQTVLCSATVDAKVERLAGMALRDPILFRSSDVDMKEKKKTATDDKVADALKAATAITLPETSEKFTPPSQLAQKYVVTPAKLRLVTLVALLRSLVGNAAKIHVEGENDGTKVIVFLSSTDAVDYHYKLLGGASMGGPEPKAEEAEEDDDSDDDNEDDSDDDDDDDDSETTDKAKSKTKPKPKAKAKAADDPENVTLRSALLPNTTIQRLHGSLPLKTRLASLKAFATPAPHASILFATSVASRGLDLPLVRAVVQYDLPTEGGASEYVHRVGRTARAGKGGEAWAFVAPSETEWVPWVESKMGAAEEVEGQDGGSVRLTQVGVNEVLRRGFGGRGHEYEQRATDVQLAFERWVLGDDQNAALARKAFSSFIRAYSTHPLEERRFFHVKSLHLGHLAKSFALREAPGTLAATVKPAKAKITSSATSNKRKRGGAEDEDDEPRGGKETTARNETERRMYEAVRKQGRLVKSGGTLGAYSGERKGGKSSAAATSGEFQTLDTSELEKLVAKARR from the exons ATGGACGACGGAGGGATCGAGCTCAACTTTTCCGTCCCagacggcggcaacgtccGGCGCCAGCTTGCGCCGAAGAAGGGCGGACGGTGGACGGACCG CGTTAAGGCCaagcaggcggcgaggcgcgtcgtGAAGAAGTACGAGTCTGGCAACGCCGAGCCAGCCACCACGAGGCCGGTGGGCCAGCCGCCAGTGCgcgttcctcctcctcccccggCTCCCaggccagcgccggcgccgaagccTGCTACCGCCGCACCTGTCGCACgacctgcgccggcgccagtcTCCCGTCCCAAGCCCCAGCCGGCGCCCAAGGCTGCCCCtgctccgcgcgccgcgccttcCGCCGAGGCTGGACCGTCCCGTCTCCCCATGGAGGTTGAGCCGAAGGAGGCTCCTGCCCccaaggctgctgccgcgccggccggccccCAGATCGTCTCGTCGCTGTTCACGTCCAACCCCAACATTGGGTATGTGAAGCAGTCGATTGAGCCTGTCCTCGGAGCACCGTCCAACGCTCCGCTCATTGGCGACACCAACACGTTTGCCggactcggcctcgaccctCTCCTGGTTCACCACCTCCAGAACAAGATGGCGATCAAGGCCCCAACAGGTATCCAGAAGTCTGCGCTCCCGCACATGCTGTCCTCCCCACTCGACATCTCCGCACGGAGAgaagaggatgaggagggcTTCGCGAAGccggtcgccgacgagggaCCCCGCGACGTGTTTATCCAGAGCCAGACTGGTTCCGGTAAGACGCTCTCGTTCCTCCTGCCCATCATCCAGACGCTCCTGCCATTGTCCAAGCTGTCCTACATCGACCGCTCGATCGGCACCCTCGCTATTATCCTCGCGCCGACCCGTGAACTCGCCCAGCAGATCTCACAGGTGCTGGAGAACATCCTGCGTATGGCCCTGTCGCTCCctgacgacgaagaggaccGCGGCTACACCCGTTGGCTCGTTTCCGGTCTGCTCGTCGGTGGATCGACTCGCACCcacgagaaggccaagctgCGCAAGGGTGTGCCCATCATTGTGTCGACTCCCGGTCgtctcctcgaccacctgcAGAACACGGCGAGCTTCCAGACCGGCAAGTGCATGTTCCTCGTGCTTGACGAAGCGGATAGGCTCATGGACCTCGGCTTCGAGGAGACGATTCAGGGCATCATCAAGGCTATGGACGGCAGGCGAAGGAACGAGattgccgccgagcgcgagatggacgaggaaggaggaggtcTTATGCGCTGGCCTTACTGGCCCCGCGGACGCCAGACTGTGTTGTGTTCAGCCACggtcgacgccaaggtcgagcgACTGGCGGGTATGGCCCTCCGCGACCCTATTCTGTTCCGATcgtccgacgtcgacatgaaggagaagaagaagacggcaacggacgacaaggtcgccgacgctctCAAGGCCGCTACCGCAATCACTCTTCCCGAGACGAGCGAGAAGTTCACACCGCCATCGCAGCTCGCCCAGAAGTACGTCGTCACCCCGGCCAAGCTCAGGCTTGTGACCTTGGTGGCACTTCTGCGTTCGCTTGTTGGCAATGCCGCCAAGATTCACGTCGAGGGGGAGAACGACGGTACCAAGGTGATCGTCTTCTTGTCCTCTACAGATGCGGTCGACTATCACTAcaagctgctcggcggcgcgtcgatgGGTGGCCCTGAGCCCAAGGCggaggaggctgaggaggacgacgataGCGACGATgacaacgaggacgacagcgacgacgacgacgacgacgacgacagcgaaACGACCGACAAGGCGAAGTCAAAGACGAAGCCAAAGCcaaaggccaaggccaaggccgccgacgacccggaGAACGTCACATTGCGATCAGCACTCTTGCCTAATACCACGATCCAGCGTCTGCATGGTTCGCTGCCCCTCAAGACCCGTTTGGCGTCCCTCAAGGCGTTCGCTACGCCGGCGCCCCACGCGTCCATTCTCTTCGCGACGTCGGTCGCCTCGCGTGGTCTTGACTTGCCTCTTGTTCGCGCGGTGGTGCAGTACGACCTGCCTACCGAAGGTGGCGCCAGTGAATACGTCCACCGTGTCGGTCGTACTGCTCGTGCGGGTAAGGGTGGTGAGGCGTGGGCGTTTGTGGCGCCCAGTGAGACCGAGTGGGTCCCTTGGGTGGAGAGCAAGATGGGTGCTGCGGAAGAGGTTGAGGGCCAGGATGGTGGCAGCGTGCGCCTCACCCAGGTCGGCGTCAACGAGGTGTTGAGGCGCGGTTTCGGCGGCCGTGGACACGAGTATGAGCAGCGTGCGACGGACGTGCAGCTGGCGTTCGAGCGATGGGTCTTGGGAGACGACCAG aatgccgcgctcgcccgcaaggccttctcctccttcaTCCGCGCCTACTCCACACACCCTCTGGAAGAGCGCCGCTTCTTCCACGTCAAGTCGCTGCATCTCGGACATCTTGCCAAGTCATTCGCCCTGCGTGAAGCACCTGGGACGCTCGCCGCGACTGTCAAGCCTGCAAAGGCCAAGATCACATCGTCAGCCACGAGTAACAAGCGCAAGCGTGGCGGTGCCGAGGATGAAGATGAcgagccgcgcggcggcaaggagacgacagcgaggaacGAGACCGAGAGGAGGATGTACGAGGCCGTGCGAAAGCAGGGCCGACTGGTCAAGTCCGGTGGAACTCTCGGCGCCTACAGCGGAGAGAGGAAGGGCGGCAagtcgtccgccgccgccacgtcGGGCGAGTTCCAAACACTAGACACGAGCGAGCTGGAGAAGCTCGTGGCCAAGGCACGCCGGTGA
- the DBP7_2 gene encoding Acylpyruvase FAHD1, mitochondrial, with the protein MASFLRNGRKIVAIGRNYVDHAKELGNAVPKEPFFFLKPTSSYLSPGEGPVEIPRGVNLHHEVELGVVIGKNGRDIPKAEADSYVAGYTLAIDLTARNMQDAVKKKGLPWSAAKGFDTFTPIGPFIPKSAIADNGNVGLELSIDGKIKQKGTTADLIFDVPTLIEFVSGIMRLEEGDVLLTGTPAGVGPIVDGETVNVKLSYPGTEGEVLSEFTVKAENRKTGYEFKAPA; encoded by the exons ATGGCCTCGTTCCTCCGCAACGGACGCAAGATCGTCGCCATCGGGCGCAACTACGTCGACCACGCCAAGGAGCTGGGCAATGCCGTGCCGAAGG agcccttcttcttcctcaAGCCCACATCCTCGTACCTCTCCCCAGGGGAAGGCCCCGTCGAGATCCCGCGCGGCGTCAACCTCCAccacgaggtcgagctcggcgtcgtgatTGGCAAGAACGGCCGCGATAtccccaaggccgaggccgactcgTATGTCGCGGGTTACA CCCTCGCGATCGACCTCACCGCCCGCAACATGCAGGACGCGGTCAAGAAAAAGGGACTCCCCTGGTCGGCCGCCAAGGGCTTTGACACGTTCACGCCCATCGGCCCCTTCATCCCCAAGTCTGCCATTGCGGACAACGGcaacgtcggcctcgagctgtcCATCGACGGCAAGATCAAGCAGAAGGGCACGACGGCCGACCTCATCTTCGACGTGCCGACGCTCATCGAGTTCGTGTCGGGCATCatgcgcctcgaggagggcgacgtgctgctcaccggcacgccggccggcgtcggaCCCATCGTTGATGGCGAGACGGTCAACGTCAAGCTGTCGTACCCTGGCActgagggcgaggtgctctCCGAGTTCACTGTCAAGGCTGAGAACCGCAAGACGGGTTACGAGTTCAAGGCGCCCGCATAG
- the SPAC824.09c gene encoding putative protein, with the protein MPPPPLPPPQGPPPPTPSARPPTPARERPADPGATEELVSTRRTSVRSARHSRAAIYVQQQAQYETDRQATTPSPVSSVAPSVSTSSSRRVPFPESAAAARATATPSSVEHEPPAPSSIGHASSIGHAPSSSFGHKPTSSFGHDSGAAPAAFGQDGPSATFTPLDHGPKPTPQAGSTSTASTYPSVPIAPLPDSLLCRTTFNAVEHSATTLRRLTKTVLTASSTVVALHTQLAAAEDDLLVALGELGRWLEGGYGVRGDVWDADGGIRKVAREKRTREREELEVMVEHSVQAVKGEIKRQGLAGAGAQQKFEGVAKQFYAQTATYLGEATSSTPDPASDLAQAARTAQFDLVRYNHHSTLLYAVPPSSVGCLDLLVGLYAWVGAQLSSVPGRRADTHAQKLTNDFASRLNLGDDTPTQRGRALAVSETPVPILSRDDAGARGNVDVLARDLALSLAHLVQVRGDLLAGWAARDHQTTLLEENARRLADQVPDTAGSVRHMSIADEPPATTPLAAAAAAVVGKEKGGRRHKIQSAVGGRIRGLFSSSSAASLPTLAERAPPVSSNSIPPPNYRKSMDARLEAASSAAPARGVVHVSLPQAVPPVPSLPPGAARPRLPPNSAPTRPARPGTAPEPRPFGKTGRHSLQVSPFSYTEQPLTRTKSSHGRSQSTNSAITKARSSALAETTAKLMGTAAGSGSPSLGGVGGIDGTGDEDDARAEVGRVREGVLWGTGTWEELDKAGGRGRWDRLFVVLAHSNIYEYREANAGKTESAATVIDLKFASVREGRGTDRRFAFEIVTPSHGRRLYQATSEAEMKTWIYAICNAIESCINGTATLRASDKPYPTNVLDEYIKAAPPTPKPGFLNKSAKHTSMPASSALREAEAQRARRTSFKNKLKQSAESAGDKLRPVTRNSLGADMSRPAFFAQGGRMPSYGSTGSASGLVTAPLSGAGGHHGGGDTSSIGSHHRSSWYEDDGEIEKRVLEMAGLGGVGAAQETLIDERRQSVDARARTSAIPPSSTPPAAIGPPANPGPLQELQRDDPGVVVDMALLRRIADTGANRRCADCGKGMKSSRWATQSELTFRGQGPSADAPGLRDFPMVMFLCIRCCGLHRGLGTHISKPRSVDLDNWTPESILLAREWGNERGNAVWERRKPVGHVATDDDIAAYIQAKYVEGRWLAPSNRAAFGFTPSGTGSATTSATPSPQIGRAF; encoded by the exons atgccgccgccgccgctccccccgccgcaggggccgccgccgcccacgccgtccgcgcgtccgccgacgccagcgcgcgagcggccaGCAGACCCCGGCGCGACGGAAGAGCTcgtgtcgacgcgccgcacgtcggtccgctcggcgcgccactCGAGAGCGGCAATCTAcgtccagcagcaggcgcagtACGAAACCGACCGGCAGgcgaccacgccgagccccgtgtcgtcggtcgcgccgagcgtgtccacgtcctcgtcgagaagAGTGCCCTTTCCCGagtcggcagcagcggctaGAGCAACGGCTACCCCATCATCGGTGGAGCACGAACCCccagcgccgtcgagcatCGGACACGCATCGAGTATCGGCCACGCCCCATCATCGAGCTTTGGCCACAAGCCGACATCGAGCTTTGGCCACGActctggcgccgcgccggccgccttTGGGCAGGACGGGCCGTCGGCAACATTCACCCCGTTGGATCACGGGCCGAAACCCACCCCGCAGGcaggctcgacgtcgacggcatcgacaTATCCCTCTGTTCCCATCGCGCCACTGCCCGACTCGCTATTGTGCCGGACTACCTTTAACGCCGTGGAGCACTCGGCGACAACGCTCAGGCGGTTAACAAAGACGGTACTCACGGCATCGTCCACGGTTGTTGCGCTGCATACACAGCTCGCAGCGGCCGAGGATGACCTGCTAGTCGCTTTGGGCGAGCTCGGACGCTGGCTGGAAGGAGGGTACGGCGTCCGTGGAGACGTGTGGGATGCCGATGGTGGCATCCGcaaggtcgcgcgcgagaaGCGGACACGTGAGagggaggagctcgaggtcatgGTCGAACACAGCGTGCAGGCCGTCAAAGGCGAGATCAAGCGCCAGGGCCTCGCGGGCGCTGGAGCGCAGCAAAAGTTCGAG GGAGTCGCGAAGCAGTTCTACGCGCAGACAGCGACGTACCTCGGCGAAGCGACGAGTTCGACCCCTGACCCAGCATCAgacctcgcgcaggcggcccGGACGGCCCAGTTCGACCTCGTGCGGTACAACCATCACTCGACGCTGCTGTACGCCGTGCCGCCTAGCTCGGTCGGCTGCCTCGATCTGCTGGTGGGGCTCTACGCTTGGGTTGGAGCGCAGCTGTCGTCCGTGCCTGGTCGACGGGCCGACACACACGCTCAAAAGTTGACCAACGATTTTGCGTCGCGCTTGAACCTGGGCGACGATACGCCGACCCAGCGCGGACGGGCGCTGGCCGTTAGCGAGACGCCAGTGCCTATCCTCTCGCGTGACGATGCGGGCGCTCGAGGCAATGTCGACGTGCTGGCGCGTGACTTGGCCCTGAGCCTTGCTCACTTGGTCCAGGTTCGAGGCGACTtgctcgctggctgggctgCGCGTGACCACCAGACTACGCTGTTGGAGGAGAACGCCAGAAGACTGGCCGACCAGGTGCCCGACACCGCCGGCTCAGTCAGGCACATGTCGATCGCGGACGAGCCtccagcgacgacgccgcttgccgctgccgccgccgccgtcgtcggcaaggagaagggGGGTCGTCGGCACAAGATCCAGAGTGCTGTTGGTGGCCGTATTCGTGGCCtgttctcctcgtcgtcggccgcgtcgttACCTACGCTCGCGGAGCGTGCGCCACCAGTGTCGTCAAACTCGATCCCACCGCCAAACTACAGAAAGAGTATGGACGCGAGGCTGGAagctgcgtcgtcggcggcacctGCGCGCGGTGTCGTGCACGTGTCGTTACCCCAGGCTGTGCCGCCTGTCCCATCCTTACCGCCGGGGGCTGCCAGACCCCGGCTGCCGCCAAACTCTGCGCCCACAAGACCAGCACGTCCTGGAACAGCGCCGGAGCCAAGACCGTTTGGCAAGACAGGAAGACACTCGCTCCAAGTGTCGCCGTTTTCGTACACTGAGCAACCGCTCACTCGTACCAAGTCGAGCCATGGGAGGTCGCAGTCGACCAACAGCGCAATCACCAAGGCCCGGTCGTCGGCGCTAGCGGAGACCACGGCCAAGCTCATGGGCACGGCCGCGGGTAGCGGCAGCCCTTCACTCGGTGGAGTCGGCGGCATTGACGGCACCGGTGACGAAGAtgatgcgcgcgccgaggtcggcagAGTCAGAGAGGGCGTGCTGTGGGGCACTGGAACCtgggaggagctcgacaaggccggTGGTCGAGGCCGCTGGGATC GCCTCTTTGTTGTCCTTGCCCACTCCAACATCTACGAGTACCGCGAAGCCAACGCTGGCaagaccgagtcggccgcgaccgTCATCGACCTCAAGTTTGCGAGTgtgcgcgagggccgcgGAACAGATCGCCGCTTCGCTTTTGAGATCGTCACGCCGTCGCATGGCCGGCGGCTGTATCAGGCGacgtccgaggccgagatgaAGACGTGGATCTACGCCATCTGCAACGCGATCGAGTCGTGCATCAACGGCACTGCCACCTTGCGCGCAAGCGACAAGCCTTACCCGACCAACGTCCTTGACGAGTACATcaaggcggcgccgccgacgcccaaGCCTGGGTTCTTGAACAAGTCGGCCAAACACACGTCgatgccggcgagctcggcgttaCGCGAGGCTGAAGCACAGAGAGCACGACGAACGAGCTTCAAAAACAAGCTCAAGCAGTctgccgagtcggcgggAGACAAACTGCGCCCAGTGACACGCAACTCGCTTGGCGCAGACATGTCGAGACCGGCGTTCTTTGCGCAGGGCGGGAGAATGCCGAGTTATGGCAGCACGGGTAGTGCGTCGGGACTTGTAACAGCTCCTCTGTCCGGTGCCGGTGGCCAccacggtggcggcgacacgTCTTCGATCGGAAGCCACCACAGGTCTTCTTGgtacgaggacgacggggaGATTGAGAAGAGAGTGCTGGAGATGGCTGGGCTTGGCGGAGTAGGCGCGGCTCAGGAGACGCTGatcgacgagcggcggcaATCGGTTGATGCGAGGGCAAGAACTAGTGCCATCCCTCCGTCGTCTACGCCTCCGGCTGCCATCGGCCCGCCGGCAAACCCTGGCCCTTTGCAGGAGCTGCAGAGGGACGACCCGGGCGTTGTGGTCGACATGGCGCTGTTGCGGCGGATCGCCGACACGGGCGCGAACCGCCGATGTGCCGACTGCGGCAAGGGCATGAAGAGTAGTCGCTGGGCGACGCAGAGTGAGTTGACCTTCCGGGGTCAAGGACCCAGTGCTGATGCTCCAGGCCTGCGCGACTTCCCCATGGTCATGTTCCTGTGTATCCGCTGCTGCGGCCTGCACCGTGGGCTGGGGACGCACATTTCCAAGCCGCGGTCGGTCGACCTGGACAACTGGACACCCGAGTCGATCCTACTCGCAAGGGAGTGGGGCAACGAGCGGGGTAACGCGGTTTGGGAGCGGCGCAAGCCGGTGGGGCATGTGGCGACGgacga CGACATCGCCGCATACATCCAGGCCAAGTATGTCGAGGGGCGATGGCTCGCGCCGAGCAACCGCGCGGCATTTGGGTTTACGCCGAGCGGCACtggcagcgcgacgacgagcgctACGCCGTCGCCTCAGATTGGGCGGGCGTTCTAG
- the rtn4ip1 gene encoding Reticulon-4-interacting protein 1, mitochondrial, with protein sequence MGATPTMKAVVYTKYGGAEVTTLATLPRPTAGPGEVLVAVAAAALNPVDVYLRNGLMAQITPNAFPQIAANELAGTVVALGAGVASFAVGDRVMARVSKTHTGAVAQFVSVPAGYAARAPASISLAAASGFPLCALTAAQMLDKLSVSAGDRLLVAGGATVVGQYGIQLAKMRGATVVATASPAGEPLVRRLGVDEIIDYKSTTLTGWAASNGAFDKLFDAAGPRDDVSDLLGAAADGAHIVTVSGPNNPGSFDAYVPWWKRWVVNGVLWSRFRATCALASARGLRYEYMFMNPDGAQLGELGRLVDEGKLEVPL encoded by the exons ATGGGAGCGACACCGACGATGAAAGCGGTCGTGTACACCAAGTACGGCGGGGCGGAGGTCACGACCCTCGCGACCCTCCCCCGGCCCACCGCCGGGCCCGGGGaagtcctcgtcgccgtcgccgcggccgcgctgaACCCAGTCGACGTGTACCTGCGCAACGGGCTAATGGCGCAAATCACGCCCAACGCGTTCCCGCAGATCGCGGCCAACGAGCTGGCCGGCACCGTCGTGGCCCTCGGTGCGGGGGTTGCCTCCTTCGCtgtcggcgaccgcgtcatGGCGCGCGTGAGCAAGACGCACACGGGGGCCGTGGCGCAGTTCGTGTCCGTGCCCGCGGGgtacgccgcgcgcgcgcccgcgtccATCAGCCTCGCTGCCGCGTCGGGGTTCCCGCTGTGCGCGTTGACCGCGGCACAGATGCTCGACAAGCTGTCCGTGTCCGCGGGCGACAGGCTACTCGttgctggcggcgcgaccgTCGTCGGGCAGTACGGcatccagctcgccaagatgcgcggcgcgaccgtcgtcgcgaccgcgAGTCCGGCCGGCGAACCCctcgtgcgccgcctcggcgtggacgAGATCATCGACTACAAGAGCACCACGCTcacgggctgggcggcgagcaACGGCGCGTTCGACAAGCTgttcgacgccgccggcccgcgcgacgacgtgtccgacctcctcggcgcggcggcggacggcgcACATATTGTCACTGTTAGCGGGCCGAACAACCCGGGCAGCTTTGACGCCTACGTGCCGTGGTGGAAGCGGTGGGTCGTGAACGGGGTGCTGTGGTCGCGCTTCCGGGCGACGTGCGCCCTCGCGTCCGCCAGAGGGCTCAGGTACGAGTACATGTTTATGAACCCCGACGGGGCgcagctgggcgagctggggAGGCTCGTGGACGAGGGAAAGCTTGAAGT CCCGTTGTGA